Within the Macrobrachium rosenbergii isolate ZJJX-2024 chromosome 17, ASM4041242v1, whole genome shotgun sequence genome, the region GAAGCGCTGAACGCCTACAAATCCCAGTGATGCTGTAGTGAACTCTGCGAACTTTTCGCCGATTGTTTTCAAACATTTCTTTGAACGCTTGCACAATACCGGTGTTCTTTCTTACTCCAGTGACTTAATGGTTGTTTTCTTGCTGaaagatactgaaaatatataactcAGAACCAGCTTTGAACTTCGAGTCTTCACTTATACCGTACAAGAGTCGAACTTAACGTTGAGTTTTCAAGTCCCACTTGAATTGCCGTCAAACTACAACATGATGAGGCCCACGCACGACGACTTGTCACCTGCTGTTgcaggtggtggaggaggagttggagttggaggaggaggaatgggtgtGAATGAGAGAGGGCGCCGTTCCCACAGACACCCTCCCAGCGGAGAAGTGGAGGCCGAGATGCGCCTCTACTTGGACAAACTACGGGAGATCGTCCCTCACATCCCAAGGAACAGGAAAGTAACCAGACTGGAACTCATCCAGCACGTCATCGACTACATCTGTGACTTGCAGCACGCCCTCGAGGACCACCCTGGTCTCAAAGATGAGCCTACGGCCAGACTCCTAACGCCGCCCATGTCTCCAATGTCAGCCCACGGTCTTCTGCCACCCACGCCACACCCGAACTTGCCACCTATGCCCACCCTTAACCCAAACAGACAACCTCTGGGCGTCCTTTCAACTCCCAACACGCTGCAGACACCGGTAAGAACGTTATTTCATTCCCTACAATTCCCTGCTGTTTTCAAAcctggtaaaattttataaaatgttcaaATTCTTTCCTTGTAGACTGGAATAAGATTTTAATTAAATCAGTTCAGGGGAGGTTATTTTTAGCAAAAGTTACTGACACTAGCAGCGTAATTGCAATTTGCCACGTACTGAGGTTATGAAATCACTATTACAAGATTTGTTCAAGGTTAAATTCGCAAActttgtcatgtttttccttgattttgcgcattttacatatatttcccaCATCATCATGAAATGTCCAACAGTGATTAGCattaaactaaattatatatttcttatatgtagGAAAATGTGTCCAATAAGCTGACAAAGGAGCCTATCCTACAtgttataagtatataattactTTCTCAATTTAACTGTAAAACTAGAAGACTTTTGCCActatataactataactatatatatatatatatatatatatatatatatatatatatatatatatatatatatatatataaaggatgatCAACGGGTAGTGGAAGTGTGCTTTTGTTCGAGTACGTTTTAGTTCGGTCATATGATTTATCAAATTCCTGAATTTCTATACATAATACGTTTACATTACTGCCCATTTCTATTTTAGTTTGTTTCTATTGCAGTTTGTAACACCTGCATCGTGAAACTTACAAAATACGCTGACAGTCTCGTTAAAAGTGTACATCTTGCCTGcacaatataagaaataaaactaaccctgaaattatatatttattgggaTTGCATTGCAGGTGCACGTAACTgtcaaaagtttatatatttatagcgaATTGCGTTGCAGGTGCACTAAACTGTCAGAAATGTTTTGCCACATTCATCTGATGCAGGGCGAGAAGAGAAGGGAATTAGAACTTTACcaaagtgtatacatataaattataaatatatataaatatttatacactatatataataaaatatatatataaatatttatatactatatatatattcatatatatttatattataaatatatattatatatatatatatatatacatacatacatacatacatacatacatacatacatacacatacatatatatatccctcctcttctctttcttactCACGCTTTCCTTACTCACACTCATGATGGCAAAATACCTCCTCAGCAGTTGGTATAATCTGTAGCCTTCGGTCCAAAGCACGTGTGAGAGACCTACCAACGCTCAGCAACAAACCCTCCCCCCATCCCATCACCCTACCACGCTCATATCCCTGCACTTATCCGACCTCCTAGCCTGTGATGGAGAGTTCTATAGTTATCACTGCCTTAttgtcatcatcgtcattattaatATAGAGTAAAATAACTTCAGCAGTAGCGAAAAGAAGCAAGGTTCGCGGGACGACCGGTTTATACGTCGGTTTATTGATATGACAGGCGTGGATGAATGATTTGCTAATTTGTTGCTTAATCTGATGCACTATACTGACAATGTGTGAAACTCTACAAGGATAGCATTACACTTTTCACCATGCGTAATGATTTCATCTgcaaaaaaattagtataaaatatAGTACTTGAACTCACACCCTGTGAGACACGCTAAACAAAGAAGCTTCCACCAAACAGAATGccctacatataatatataaataagggcaaaaggaaatattaaaaaaaccacCAAACAAATGTATCCAAACGCAAACATCAAATAAGAAATGCAGCtgccaaaaaaattaatttttaatcagaCAAActctaccatttctctctctctctctctctctctctctctctctctcttcttcttcttcttcttcttcttcttcttcttctcttccacaaaaaaaaaaacaagatataaaaagGGCAATGCGACTCAGGTGTTACTCGTTCCACTGCTGGCAAGTGGGGCCAGGTGGTAAAGAGCGAGGATAATCCTCGGGATAGTGTCTTATCTAAATGTCTCTGCTTTTAGAGAAGTTTCACCTGTACCAcctgtgacagacagacagacaggcagacacgTACATGAGGACACACTCGCACGTGCAGTTAATAGAAAATTAGCAAAACGAAGGCATGAGGCCTCGTTCAATGCAGCTCTGCTTCAGCACTAATCGATGGATTATGTTATTTGCTTACCACTCCACTACCTACAACAAGGAGAAATTTCTAGTCagattagaaattttttttttaccttgttaatTATACAAGATTGACTGAACGTTCGAGGCCATTCGCGTCTAACAAACGCGAAGTAAAactgctcacacacacacgagaatatatatatatatatatatatatatatatatatatatatatatatatatatatatatatatatatatatatatatatatattatatacacattgtgtgtgtgtgggggtgtttgtgtgtgctttagGCAACTAACTCCATCCGCCCGGCATTCGACGGAGGTGTTGAAAATTAATCAAACACAGGTGTTTGCACACCTGTGCTCTCTTTCCCGAGATGTTGGCGTCGCCGTCTTCCCCAAAACCCAAACACGGACGTCGCCTCTCACCCTAACAGTTTTGAATGGCCCAATTACgtgcgagtgttttttttttctttccttttctttttttctgaaacgATAATCAAGTAAAGAAGCGTGTAATGGAGAAAGGAACTTCAGATCACGGAACTTTCTGCTGGGTCCACCCCACATAGCTCTAGCGCTGTCCATGTATTTCGATGCagtatttttagttctttttattatttcttactttCACCTACAACCTTTTTCCTTTACTATCCTCTTTTCCCAATGGACATTCACCCCATGTTAAAAATTGTATTGTAGGCTTACTCCATATTAATTACAACGTCACCCATTACAGCACTGGAGATTCTAGACTTTTTCTCCGAAGTAGGTGAAAGGTAAATAAGAATTTCGGACTAATGGCAATGCACCATTCAAAgagcaagttattttttttttaaataactgttggTTAATCAGTGAGCCAGTGTCTCTATGCTGTTACAAAACGAGCTCAATGTAATCATAATAGCTTAATTTTGTGGAACTCTTCTGTAACATTTAAACAACTAAAACATactgttaatttttagtttataacGCTAAAGCgtcataaactaaaaaataacagtaTGGCTTCAGGTATTGTTTTTGATAAAACATCATATAAACTGACACTATCAATCTTATGATAGAAGTGACAGACATACTTGAAATGCAGTCACTTACAACACGAACCTAGTCATAATAAATTGTCAAAACATATATCTATGTAAGGATAAATTGACAAAACATAATTCTATGTAAGGCGGTTCGTTTGTGCcaaaggaatggaatgaaatataaaatttaggtaaaaagccaagcgctgggacttatgaggtcataattcagcgatgaaagagaatttgaaagtttttaaaggtgtaacatgtggaaaacctcccagttgtactatgaaaagTTGttgagagaggatggaaagtgagatggaagaacagagaatatgaacgggggtacagtagtaggaatgaaaggggttgcagctatataGGAGCCGAACGGACTTTGCAAGTaactaagtaatgcctaaagtgcaccgcgtgaggcaaTATACACTATGAGGACATCTATGCTGATCATTTTCCTGTCTAGTTCACATCCGTTGGTAAGTGTCGATGGACTTTGGAAATCTGACTGCGATTACAGAGAGCTTGGgttgggtcagagagagagagagagaatcaaaacatGGTACTATGCTTCCTGCTTGGTTCTTGTTTCCGGATTGAAAACCATTCCACTTCATGTTTACGAAAGAGCAGCATTATTGGCCTATGACTAACAAGCTGGAATATGCTGCGTCCCATTTTTCTTAGATACACAGATTTTCCTGATGCCTATCTTTTTCCTGCGAAATACAATTAAGTTGTTTTGATGCACAAGAAAGGAGTTTACCTTTCACCCTCAGACTGTTGCGTGTGGGCTCCTTGGTTGCCAAAACTTCTGGAGCTGCTCAAGAGCCTGACTTATTAAATCTAGATGTTTACAAGCTAACATACAGAGAAATGATAAACAAGTGGGATGTTATAGTGACTTTACAAACATGGGTGATGACATACGCTCCTCTTGAAGGTCGCATTCTAGTCTGTCAGCATGAATGAGCTGAAATCTAGACTGAAGCCAGATAGCCTAATTACCCTAGAATGTAGAGTATGTTCATTCAGTAACAgttttgtacagtatttcttCGAGTACAGCATATAGACTCGTGTGAGCTACATCTGTTTCAGATGGAAGTATATTATAGCACACAGAAAATCTACTAGAGGGAAAAGATGGGGGTGGAGCCTgactttcaagaataaaataaagggttctctctctctctctctctctctctctctctctctctctctcttaaacggtgaatggatgaaaagtacCGGTCCTTGGCTTTAGagtaaaattttcacaaactgaaaaattctctctctctctctcttaaacgctgaatggatgaaaagtacCGCAGTCCTTGGCTTTGGAGCCGAATTTTCATAaactgagaatctctctctctctcttaaacgctgaatggatgaaaagtacCGGCCCTTggctttagagtcaattttcataaattgaaaaattctctctctctctctctctctctctctctctctctctctctctctctcgtcactgtcttaaacgctgaatgaatgaaaagtacCGCAGTCCTTGGCTTTAGAGCcaaattttcgtaaattgaaaattctctctctctctctctatctctctctatctctctctctctctctctctctctctctcctgcgcgCACCCAACCAACCAATATCACTTCCATCGCCTCACGTATCGATGGTGGTGTTCGCGTCAGTTTACCCGCTGACATCGGATACCCGCACTTTGTGGGGTAATGTAACACCTGCGCTGTACAGCAGGAAAAGGTTAAATAGCAGCTAATCGGTTAACCGCACATTGCGTATTGACATTTCGCTGAGAGAACCATATGTTAATTCTTAAATGGGCGTGCGTGGCGCCACGTTGAAATCCAGTACGAAGTATACAGTATTTGcgtgtgaatatacatacattcatacacgcgtaatatatatatatatatatatatatatatatatatatatatatatatatatatatatatatatata harbors:
- the LOC136847816 gene encoding DNA-binding protein inhibitor ID-4-like is translated as MMRPTHDDLSPAVAGGGGGVGVGGGGMGVNERGRRSHRHPPSGEVEAEMRLYLDKLREIVPHIPRNRKVTRLELIQHVIDYICDLQHALEDHPGLKDEPTARLLTPPMSPMSAHGLLPPTPHPNLPPMPTLNPNRQPLGVLSTPNTLQTPNRRDVTKTTSRLTSPIPHTLPGST